AAATATCTCCAACTTTTTCTCCAAATCTGCCCTCAACCTTTCTGCTATTCTTCGATCAATCACCTCAATTTTTGCATCCGAGAACTCAAAAATCCAACTCGGCAGACCTTTTTTTTGTCTTTTTCCAAACAACACTTTCCTCAGCTGAATCGCTTTTCTGAATTCCGGCATGTTCATTCGGACTCCCGAATTTTTCCACGGAGCCATCGCCAACGAGAGGTATTTTTTTAACTCCCAGGTCAACTTTCCTTCCGAAATTTCTTCGAACGCTCGCCGTAGCCAGCACATCTCGATTCGAATTTCTGCCTCAACTTCTTCACGCGGGGTCATTTTTTCACTCCGCAAAATACGCCTCGAACTCTTCCTCGGACATCCCTTTTTCGATTTTCTCAGCCTCGGCCATGATGAGTTTTTCGAGCATCTCCTTTCGCGTTACACCGTAACGGCGTGACATTCGCTCTAACGCGAGCGAGGCCCCCGTGGAGACCCAAGTGTTCACTCGCCGCTCTCCATTGCCTCCTGGCCCCTCGTAGGGCCTCCTGGCGCGGTATTCTGCCTGCCTCTCTGCATTGCTCTTGCCCATGATCCACCCCCCCCCTGTTACGGCGTAACATAGGCATTACACCGTAACAGTCAAGCCGCTTCGCGGTTCCTCGACCTTTGGGGTGCAGGATAGCACCCCCGCCGGTCGCGGGTTTCTTCTCCAAAGGCATTACATTTGTTGGTTTTTTAAGAAGAGACCCGCCGCCGGAGGCCGGGCATATCCTTGCCCGGTCGAAGCTGCGGCGGAATGCTTCACTATCGATTTTGCCGAGAATGCAAGAGTCGAAGAAGCTCAACGCGGTGTGTTATCCTGTAAACAAATACATATGGTAACTTGGAAAAAACAAGCTCCCTTGTCCCTGGAATAGAACCATCTCTCCCAGTTCTTGGAAATTTGTCCAAGCCATTTGCTACGAGATCAATCTTTTCAGCTATATCGTTAGCCGTGTCCGGATCATCTTTTGCGATATAATGAAGTATATCATCCAAATCTTGCAACGCTCTTTTCGTCCAAAAAGGCATATATTTATTCCTCCAGCTCAAAGTTACAAAATATTTGGCTGGAAAATTTCATTTTTTAAGGACGGGATGTGTATTTTTTAAATACAGCTCTAACTTCTTCGTCGGTGGCAAATTCTCCACGGTCAGCTTCGGCAATGCCGATCATAACTTCACGTGCGAACCATGCTTGATGCTCAAGCAGGTCATCCAGGGCGCGGTTAATTAATTTATTCCGGGTTGTTCCGGTCACTTTGGCTAAATTGTCTAGAGCTTCGATTTTCTGCGGATCGGCCCTAAAGCTAGTTGCTACCGTCATCGCTTCCTCCTTTTTGTATTCAAAATGACTACAAAAGCTGCGGCAGTCAAGAGTTGCCTTCGGAGCGAAGCGACTGCCCTTTCCTTCACCAGCCTGCCTTTCAAGCAGCCAGCCGCCATGCCGCGAAGCCACGCCCGAAGCGCATTTGATGCCGCGCGGGCGATAGCCCGCATGGTGCGGCTCCGAGGGGCCGAAGGCCCATGTCTTTCTGCCTTCTGCTTCTTCTCTTCTTATTTCTTTTTCTTTTTCTTTTTCCCCGCCCCGTATCGTCAGTTATTTCGTTGAGTTACAAACCTATATCAGACGAAATCCCAATTTAATCAGACGAAATCCCAATTTAATCAGACGAAATCCCAACTTAATCAGACGAAATCCCATGTCATTTATGCAAACACAGACTCAACTTGAGTTTGCGTCTGCTTTATGAGAAAGAAATAAAAAAAGCCGGGGGCCTAGCCTCCCCCGGCACAACATCAACCGCTTCTGCTCCGGAGAAACGCGATGAGAGAGAAACAACTAATGCTGCCTGGGCCTACTGTCAAAAAGAGCAACGCCGCCGCCCGAGCGGCTTGGACTGCTGATTCTGTCTATGAACCACGGCTTCTTGCTCTAGTAGTCAGCCAAATAAAGACTACCGACGAAGATTTCAGAAACTACTCTGTAAGCGTTGACGATTTGATCAAAGAAGAAGGCGGAAAAGATCATAAGTATATCTTTTCAATAGTCAAATCTCTACAAGGTAAACAACTGATCTTCAATGAAGACGGCGAAGATATTACAACAAGTGTCTTTTCTTTTTGTTCGTACAACAGACAGAAAAGAACTATTACAGCAAGATTTGACCCTTTTTTAAAGCCACATTATCTTTCTTTAAAAGAAGGGCTTTTCACACAGTATTCTTTATTTGAGTTTCTGATGCTTCCTAGCGTTTACAGCCAACGTGTATTCGAGCTTTTAAAGAGTTGGGACGATAAGCCAGAAATAATCCTTGAGTTAGACAACCTGTATAAGATCCTTGACGTACCTGATTCGCACAAAAAAGACTTCAGAAATTTTAGAATAAGGGTATTAGAAAAAGCATATAAAGACATACACAAGCACACAAGCTTGAAATATGAGTGGGAACCAATAAAAAAAGGCCGGGCTGTATGCGGTATAAAGTTTACATTCAGTAAAAAACGAGCCACCGTTGTGGCAAAAAAACAAAAAGAAGAGAAGCAGCAAAAGCAGTCCGCAACAAACAACAAAATTTTCACCAAAGCTCTTGACTGCCTCAAGAAATGTAACGGCAAATGCAGTCCGCAGGACTGCGATATGTGCAAACTATGCCAAAAATTACATTGGCCAACGAAGCAAATGCGACTTCCTATCTAGCCATTCAACCCACGGCAGTGCCATATTTGGCCCAAA
This sequence is a window from Spartobacteria bacterium. Protein-coding genes within it:
- a CDS encoding RepB family plasmid replication initiator protein; the encoded protein is MREKQLMLPGPTVKKSNAAARAAWTADSVYEPRLLALVVSQIKTTDEDFRNYSVSVDDLIKEEGGKDHKYIFSIVKSLQGKQLIFNEDGEDITTSVFSFCSYNRQKRTITARFDPFLKPHYLSLKEGLFTQYSLFEFLMLPSVYSQRVFELLKSWDDKPEIILELDNLYKILDVPDSHKKDFRNFRIRVLEKAYKDIHKHTSLKYEWEPIKKGRAVCGIKFTFSKKRATVVAKKQKEEKQQKQSATNNKIFTKALDCLKKCNGKCSPQDCDMCKLCQKLHWPTKQMRLPI
- a CDS encoding type II toxin-antitoxin system RelE/ParE family toxin; amino-acid sequence: MPFWTKRALQDLDDILHYIAKDDPDTANDIAEKIDLVANGLDKFPRTGRDGSIPGTRELVFSKLPYVFVYRITHRVELLRLLHSRQNR
- a CDS encoding ribbon-helix-helix domain-containing protein, with translation MTVATSFRADPQKIEALDNLAKVTGTTRNKLINRALDDLLEHQAWFAREVMIGIAEADRGEFATDEEVRAVFKKYTSRP